DNA from Biomphalaria glabrata chromosome 14, xgBioGlab47.1, whole genome shotgun sequence:
TCGCTCATCTAGTGCTGGCCTGGGCGATTTATGTCGGCTGTCCACACACActccactacccccatctgtgtcaccaccaggtttattacaatatattttgtgaaaaaaaaaccagtatattaggtaaattttttattttgtgtagttAAGCAAATTCAGTCAATATTAAACATAAGACAGCAGAATGATCATGTGATAGGAATTATAACTACAAGGTTGTAGTTTCAAATAGCTGCAACTTTCTGCTGTACTACACAAAATCTGAGCTGTGCGACTTTTAAGAATTGACTTGAATAAAGATGCAATAGCTTATAGCAATAATCAATATAACTCTTTGTTAACATAGTAACTGGtctacttttattctttttgaaagtgtattgtttttaaaatactttttttttcagtaagtAATAATTCCTAATTTATTGTCTCTATGTTATTGATTCTGGAACAATAAAAAGATACTGTGATAgtagtgtatgtgttttgtggCTAGTAGtacagtgtgtgtgcctgtgtatgaaatgaccagctGACCttcattgtaggcctatatggttgagtgaacagcaaagaaagtgtgtaagtcaggactgtgtgtaaaagtggGTCAGAGGCTGGAGTAAAGGAGTCAAATAGAagactaataaaatcaatgtGTTAATTGAGACGCTTGTTGTTTTAGTGTGTCTCTATTACAGAAACAGTGTATATGGATCGGCtgtataaacataataaaagtaaaaattcaGAAACAATATTGAAATGAATAAACAATATGCAGAAGTATGGTTTTGAGGAAACATTGGCTAAAGCTCTATAAAAAATTTGtatgattaaatttaaaaaatacttcatTCTGTTATTGTTAACTGGCATACGCTAAATTGTAAGAGCCAATATTGAAAATTATAGACCCATTTCTACATAAAAAGTACACAAAAAATAACGCAAACTAAAGATGGCAAGGAATCAGATGATTAACAGACAATAAGATGAGCTCATGAGATAAGAATGTAggatatttatataaaaatctatctttgaaatataataacaaaaaaaaagcagtaaaTTGAACATTCcataaagaaattaattaagAGGTGAATTAAAACATCACCAAAATAAACTCATAGCATCCTTAATGGTTTTGTTAGCCAGCCATTTGCATATTACATACACAGTTTCCAGAACTTGTTAGTTATTAGTGTAGCCAAGAGtgctaatttaaataaatattattgcaCTTATGGCACTTAATATCTTAATccatttaaaactttaaaataagagtacacacaaaaacacacatttacctatttacttaatacttatttagtatttgtttacctttaacaatattaatattatcTACCATAAAGTTAAATTAAAAGCTATTTTAATGACAATAATTGTACTTTTATTAGATGACATAATCATTGTTTTGACTTCTAGCTATAGaatgaagaaacaaaacaaaaaacattcctATTAGGAATGACACAAATTCTATCACAAGATACTATAGGGGTACTATGACAAATATTAATGTTgagtatttcttttaaaatgtatggcTGCTCTCAGATCTGGACTGTCTAAAGGTGGATtcctaatagaaaaaaaaaaatcagcacttaaattatttacaattattactattttttctGAATTGGGGCTTATTTTAGCcatattcaataaaatgattgtttaaaaatataaaaaaggttctttaaatgaaattttactGATCCAATACTTGTTTTACTTCTGGAAACAtatctattgaaaaaaaattagatgaaGCAGTTTTATTGATTTTAAACTTTCACTCAAACAATGGGAAATTACtgaaagattaaaaacaaaaagcattcTTGACATTTTTGGAAACTAATATTTCAGTTCACTTGGCAAATTATGCTTAAAATGGTTTTAATTCATCAAAgtattgatatttttaaaatgaataaatgtttatttcatctaAAAGAAAACTAAGAAAAACGTACatgtaaaaatacattgaagTTTGAATATATTGAAGGTTAAATAAATTACATAAGAGTAAGTTATTGATTAAGATTTAAGTAATAAAGCCCACACGGTACCCTCCTTCCCATAATatcttcatattttttttaaattatgcaaGCACCTTTGGACAGCTTTAATTTCATTGGTTGTTAAAGTGTAGGcaatatattattaaatctcattattttaatgatttttcaTCATTACTATAATTAGCTTAGAGGAAATGATCCAATGAACTTTCAAAAATGCTGTTGGACACAGTGCCAAATGATGTagatgaaaaaaatactttaaaacccATCAGTCCTAAAGTAAATAGCCAATAAATCCTCCTCATCATCAAACTCTATTtaagtgagggcttgagagatTCAAACCCTATCTTACAAAAGACcaggacagaaaccctgctgttatGTTTAGCACATCTATTTTACCATTCAGGGCTTCAGGCCAAGAACTTATGGTTTCCAAGACCTGTTAAGATgaagatcagcaagtctggggatGTTTCCTCATTCTCCCCACAGTGGGGGGGCTCTGTGAGTTGCCCATCCTGCATTGTGTTATCATAGCTTGCTCGAGCCTGCACAGCCTCCACCACAAGGAGCCACAGCCTCATGTGCTCCCAGACTCAATTGGATTTTTGGGGCTTGTCCCTGCACTCAAACCATTTTCCCATTTCTATTTTTCGGATATCATTGTTGCCAGAGCATGATGGAAGCTGACAGCCTGCTCGATGGATGGTGTTAGCCCTTCCTGGTGGATAAGAAGTCTGCAACATTGTTAAAAGTCacacccactgcattattaccaAGGTATCAAAGCCTTGGATTATATTGTGTGatgccatgatgacagtgtcaatATTGCATCAAACCACCAAAACAACTACATGGTCCAGGGAACTAAATGttggctccatagcctgctcttccagagtCTATTGTTGCTGAcccaaaaatagcactgggcagGAAGGTGTTGATGGTCTCTAGTGCTATTATTTGAAGATTGATAGATGAATACCTTTGCTCAGTGGCATTAGGGTCCTCTAGTTTCAAGTAAATGTTTGGGGCTGTGGGGcaacaccaagggggaaggcaGTAAAAGATGTTGAATGCTTTGCCTATTGGTGGTGAGGCCAGCTTTATCAGcaagtctagtggcatgatgcataaaaaaCTGCATCTGGATACATATTCTGTATCTCCATTTATCTACTAGATTTCTAGCTGAGGGGTATTCATTTAGACTTTTGTATTGCTGAAAGCAAGTTAGAACTGATCTAAGGTTTAGTGGGCCAACATTAGCCATCATTTCTGCCACATTTACTGGGCTTGTTTTAAAGGTTCCACTGATAAATCATAGTggttgggactgtattttatcaagccAATGAATATCtattcataaatatatatttttatataatgagATTAAGACAATCAGTATGATATAACCTAAGGCAGACACTTACACTACTGAGCGCAGAATGATATGTTCTATGATAGACAGGTAATCCTCCATATCAACATGATCTTCAAGTGTTTTTTCCTCAAGCTCAGTATTAACAATGACAAGTTTTATGTTTTCTGGTTTAGCATTTGGAGCATGCAGTCTCAAACAATCAACTTTGAACTGagaaaaataatgatttaaGAAAGTAAATTACTGACAACAAGATTCACAATACAAAGCCTTAAAAACTTATCTAAATGATTAGGTTTAAGTTTAAACATGGTAAAAAACATACATCCTGAGACAACCCAGTATTCCTTTTTGGGAAGAATAAAATTGATGACTGCCACAAAATGcctttacaaatttaatcaaaGGTTTTACGAATTTATAAAGCTTCTCAAGTGACACATGGAACATTGAATTTTTTCTGTAGCTTATTTGTCAAGATTAAATTTTCTCCTTATGTTTGCTTTCAAAAATGTTCAATTTCtagtaataaaaacattttatttcatttaaacacATCATGCTATATTAATTTTTCTATACCTGCATATCTCAGGCAGTTGAGCAAGAATTTTATGTGTCTCAAATAGatcaataatagaaaaaaaaagataatgtgaCAGGATATTTTCTTGTTGCATTATCCTCAGTTTCTCTTCATTAAATCAtcattcttatcttcttataaatcacttaacagaagataattacggtTCATggattataattaaattaaatttatgtaatataataaaatctaaaattcAACATGCATTGTCCAACTCATAATCTTTCATGTAACTTGATAAGTTATATGTACCCTAtacaaatacctttttttttttacaattaatatgAAGATAGCCTTAACATTTCTAAAGCTCCATATCTGAAAATAATTCTTcttcaaaaattaaatagttAATAGAATCAAACTTTATAATGATTTCTGACTTTCTCAAAATGGACTAAAAAGTCATCTAAAATTCTTATCATCTGCTCTTACAAATCTCATCATCATAGGAAGCTTTATTTAAAAGTTTCACATATACTGAAGACCAATAGTTTATGGTCCTAAGATACTTTGTTAAAGGTAGAATGGAAACCCAAATCTAGCAGCCCAAGCTATCAGCAATCTAAGTCAAAGGTTGAAGATGTAACATAATTTACATGGATACTTTCCTTGCTTTatgccagtgtttcccaaactatgttCTATGGAACACTAAGGTTCCacgaataggtgttccacgaactactggaataattaactagtaggccaccaccttaattaatttttctaaaaaatattgcAAAGTGTTCCCCTAAATACTCAAAAATAtgcaaagtgttccattaaggaaaagtttgtgaaacactgccTTATAATATTGTGACATGTAATTAGAAGAAGgttttacatattttacatcCTGCTGAGGGTTTTTAAACAATCtatattaactttttaaaaaattttatgatgaaatatataaatatacctaCCTCACCAGCAGTTTGCACTCCATAAGCTCGACTTAGAGTGGATGTGCCATTTGGAAGGATAACTTTAACTTCTTTACCCTTTTCTGGGTTGGCTTCtgcaaaaatgtttaacatattCAATGTTtggtaaaaatgtaattaagatTATAATTTCGGTACATATCACATCACATGTATGAGACTCAAGAAGAGATAGCTGACATGTAGAtgcgcatagacaagactttcGCAGCATATGGTATGCTAATCAAATCTTATATGCTTGTGAATCTTGGACACTGACTACAGAGGAGGATCCTAACAATGGaaatgagatgctacagaaggatccaaTGTATCATATACAAAGACTACATCAAAATGAAGTGAATAGAGACAAGATTAGTTCAGCGATTGTACCCCATGACGAtttgctaactactgtcaaaaaatgaaaactaaaactctatgatCACATCCCAAGGTTCTCTAGCCttgcaaaaaccttccttcaaggaacagtaccaggaaaaggaagaagaggcagacagagaaaaagatgggaagacaacataaaatcaTGGATGGGCCTGTATTTGAGCAAGATTTTATCAAAGGCAAAaaatagagaggaatggagaagtaTGGCCAACAGATTTTGTATGATGCCCCAATGAACTAAGGAGAAGGTAAATATGAATCAtgatatagaaatataaaaacttaacattgaaaaaaaaataatgcttatATATTTTCTCACTAATACTGCCTAAACATTTCATGGTAAATCAAAAGATGTAGGGCTGAGTTCTTAAATACAAGCGATTGcctctgtttaaaaaaaaatcaaacttaatggcaaagaaaaaaaaattaaacaagcaGTTGTTGCATTAAAGCTATTTGGTCTGAATAGatacaaatattaatttattaaacataTTCAAGTGTTTGCAAAATATCCTACCTTATTAGATTATGTCAGTGGAAAAATACAGAGAAATTTAAATACCTTgagaggcaaaaaaaaagacaaagaactTAGTTTTCTACAAAtagattttaaagtttattttattcacCAGTAGGATTATAAATCTCAAtctcaatttcttttttcttttgcatttcTCTAATTTCCAATGAATGATTaactctagtttttttttgtttttttaacacaacTTTTGAATGTCTGTGTTTGAAAAAGGAGGGAGGAGGATCTAATTTggtaacttaaaataaaaagataaaatgttgtacctttaaatattttatttatgatgCTAATTCTCTGCAATAAATATAGAGAGAATGAAAACAGAACAAATGATCATTTTCATTACCTGGATTAATAACATCTAATTGATCACTATTCCTTGTGGGTGTGGGCTTTGAGTTCTTGCCACCCATTATTTCACATTATACCCAAACAATCTaggttaatatttaaaacagaatatattaaaatttcttcttacaaaatatAACTAAAAACACTTCACAAAATATATAGCATACAGATAgtagtttttctatttttatatcctaaaaaaaaaaagaatagataaTTAAGAATAATCTCTACATGTTTCGTTGTTGTTTACTTTGTGTAGGTCTCAGATGTTCCAACAGAAATTAAGATTACCTCCCAGTTAAACCTTCTGAAGAACTCTGGACATCATGATCACAGTGCTATTCACAGTCCATACTACTAGGGAGGTTGTCAGAATACTCCATCCTAGTCactttccccccaaaaaaaaaacaaacaaagatgtTTTTTGTTGAATCATCCcattgctcttttttttattagcttttctgatgataatgattttttttaaagtttttatttaatatttttttcaaccaaAAATtgatcatttatatatatatatatatatatatatatatatatatatatatatatatatatatatatatgtaccagatcacatacacaaatattttaatgaataatggAATCTATACAATGAAAATATGGATGTATCAGTAATGAACTAGCTTttgcagcatatatatatatatatatatatatatatatatatatatatatatatatatatatatatatatatatatatatatatatatatatatatatatatatatatatatatatatatattatatatatatgcttcgAGGCAGTAAAAGTTGAAAAGTTTTCCCAGCTGGTAACTATAATAGATCAATTTTCTTTTAGACTATTTTTATGTTAACACAATGCTGTTGAGGTGGCTCAATGGTTAAGCCCTTGGCTTCTGATCCAAGgttttgggttcgaatcctggtgatgactgggattttttacttcaggatctttgggtacCTATGAGtacatccagctctaatgggtacttgacattagttggggaaagtaaaggtggttgatctGTGCTCGTCACGTGACACCCTCTTAACCATGTGGATCAGAAatggatgaccttaacatcataatCATAGGcatatctgccctatagatagcaaggtctgaaagggaactttacttttaaaaataaaaattaaaaaaaaggaaaataaaattacCAATGAAAAATCATAAAAACTGTCAAATCATTATTTAGTCACTACAGTGATATGTATTGTTTGTGAAGCACAAAATACACTCTATATTGTTACTTAGGATGTTTCATGTGAGAAATATGCGTCCACAGTTGAATTGTGGGCAAGAAATCTCATTTTTAGAGCTCACTACATGGTCAAGAAGCAGTCAACGCCATGAGTATTACAGAAGACAGATGTGTAAGGTCTATAGAATAGAAAGCTTTACTAATTATGTATTTGATATTTTCTTTGGATTATGATTGATTTCTGTGAACTTAATTCCATGTgatttattcaatttattgaTGACTGAAGTTGCCAATATAATGTGAATCGTTCTTTTAtcataattaaaatattgtctgcTACCTAGTGTGCAGTTTATTTGAGTCTATATGTGGTGGTGATATATATCTAgtgatctagtcaatctagtcagtTCACTTCACTGGACTTcagtataggcctactactactagatctagttactaccCTAGGCCTAGTAGTACTATAACTATGTTATGTAGACTCTAACTGACTAACTATTGACTCAATTGAGTTGACATTGTCATTGAGAGTGACCAGTGAgagtacatagatctagttaacaTAGCCGTAGGCGGCGTAGGCCTAAGTAAGACTTAACTTAAaagataatttataataatagaatctaatatattaataattattagacCTAGATTAGAGTGGTGTTCTATTGAGTtcacaacaaataataaaataaacagctAGACTCAAGATATAGATTCTACACAATCTAATCAGCGAAAGTGTTATATAGATTTTAAATATGGCTCAGtttgttgatttatttatttttatttttttgcaaagTAGCCTATATATACTCAAGAAAAAGTCCATGACCTATAAATAGAATAGGTTATTTCctaaaataatagatctatatcgaAATCATGATCGAAatgtaaacaagcaaaatttagaaataaaatcctttaaaaaaaaaaaaacgtttctaaagaaaacaaatccgcacttacaactatattatATAGAGGTATGAGAACTtatactcccacagcagcctgtgaaatagactgcaatattgaacctcttatatatatagacagacagtggaaaacaaattatatgaaggagtgcaaccaccattagatattgttgtctttacagactcccaatctactctgcaagcacttaacatcAGCACCTCAAATTTGTTAACAGCCCAAGAtcgagagttgacaacactcattgtgataatccatcagatgatatcaaaattaaatatcaatatcacactacagtggatccctggacacattggcatcatgggaaatgaataggcagataagctatcaaaggcaggttcatctatggaacaaccagatagacctgttaactacctcaccctaaggtcaatgttagtcaacaatcacaaagaggagtggctaaACCAATGGGCAttaggaaacacaggcagaacaatgtacagagaaatgactacgcctaacaaactggacagtattaacttcctcccccgcaaagaacaatctacaatcttccaactaagaacaggacacacaccactattaaattcccagctgaacaaaataaactccacacaactccccctttgcagacactgcgcccacccctttgaaaccgtaaaccatatcctctttgaatccacctaatccaccttaggcagaccctacttccactacagcccaacataaccaacaccctgtgcGGCAGtgatgaacaactgaagaaaacagcactttttttccttggcacaaaagagctcacagctcagcagcaataaagctggctaaaagaagaagaagaatatatctctcaataatgtacaagcagTTTCCCTTATTAGAcatcaaacaatataattaattaccaattaattaattaatatttcttattcttatggttctgaaacatggagaacaactgaagcgacaaaaaaaaaaaaatacagaccttcatcaacagatgcctgagaaatatcctaaaaatacactggtatgacaaagtagaaaacaccaaactgtgggagatgagtggacagaaaaatatagaagtgcagatcttagggaggaagtggagatggctTGGTCACactcttagaaaagataccagcaacagagctaggcaggtcttagagtggaacccccaggaacaagacgcagaggaagaccaaaaagaacatggcgacgcagtgtacttgaagaagccgagaggaccgggaagagctgggaaaccataaaaaaaaacaagcaagagaccgtggagagtggcgtgtttttgtcgaggctgtatgttccatgaggaactcaaaggagtgatgatgatgatgatgatgatgatagcttagaaatgtttctaaatgttttccatgtttcggatgttccttcagagttaaagtcCGATTAACCTCCCTCAGGACATCGGGGGATGGAAGCAGGATGTGGTGTCACTAGGGGGGTGCGGGCCACACCAGGTGACACCCAAAAAGGGATGAcacccaagtgaaaaaaaaatgcactttcgctatacaaaaaaatttaaaaaataaatttcagtgGCTAAATACCCGAACATGTTTATGCACAATTAATACATAAATCTATATTGcctttagttgtttgtttttttcgcttaaaataattttggttGAAATCTCATCAAAATGTCCAGAACGTTACACCCATGGGCGTAACCAGGAGGGGGGTTTGGGATTCaaaccctcccccctccccgaaaTGAATCGGTCggaattaattgactgatttttttgctttgattttgtttattgtagattatagattttaatactaaaccatctcTTCTTTACTCAGCGCAGCCAAggagtttttgagtttaaaaccccctcttctataagagcaaaaataaaaaaaacgaccatccccaaattccaagagtataggtaaggaagattttgatttgaaacccccctccgaaatttacgataaaaccccctcgTCCATATAAGGCTAAACCATTCATCAGTCACCAGACTCTATGAGCGAAGCCAACAGGGGTtttctgttcccccccccctcctccgtCCAgcgagtttgaagctaaaaaaaaatacctcttcaagattaaaaaaaaaaagcaaatgacaTACTAAAAagtctatgagcgtagccaggggtttttgagtttaaaccccccttctgcatggtttaaaattttaaaaatacctcttcaatataaaaaaaacctatcatttaatattattctaaagtaaATTCAGTCACCAAACTCTATTAGCATAGCTAATGGGTTTtggaattatttaaaaaaaactccatggattttttggtttaaaaccccgcaacaaatgattttgacgataaaacttcccttttcgatataaaatctatagcaaactacagtcacctaactccaagagcgtagccaagaaaggttacaaatttctaccagtggctggactccattaataaagtgcagtgaatagtcatctgccaaaattgaaatggctcaacaaagatggctaagactgattttaggagtcaattatagagatcgggtccaaatcaaggaaatccaatgccgaactgggagtcgacccgtTAGTaaagttgtgacagagcgtcgcatgatgtttgcgggacatgttctccgacaaaattaaTTACGCAATGACATGGCCAGTACGAGGAAAACTCAAACAGGGaaatcctagtacaacttggcgtcacactttcatggaggtcctcacaGCAGGTGaaaagaggcttcagatattgccagcgacagatttttgtggaagcagattgctgcccaatgcgccgaacggcgcggaaggatctaagtcagtaagaatagctgattaggtttttgaaataaaactttttaatagcaggataatgcactgtagatacctcagaatatgcattttgttggctttcaatacccgAAATAGTGCTTAGCGGCGATCCCCGCTGGGGGAGCTTACGGCGCTTCCCCAgccccccttgctggcaagagcggggagtctacaatttttccactaactctaggaacaacctattctagggtacaataaacgtcttccgaaagaatgaattGTCAGAATGTATTACGCCCATGCCTATAAATATATGTCAGCGTGGTTGGATAAAGCTCTAAGAATGTCCAATGGTAGCGCAATAGCttgatgctagaacaaattagaCAAGAAAAACTGCAATGGCGCACAGGCTTAACAATAATCCTAGCGATATTTCAGAACCTTGCCAAAATATAAACAGTGCATTTCGTGGGAGAAACTTGATGCACCGAATAAAGGTCTGT
Protein-coding regions in this window:
- the LOC106073888 gene encoding uncharacterized protein LOC106073888, with the translated sequence MGGKNSKPTPTRNSDQLDVINPEANPEKGKEVKVILPNGTSTLSRAYGVQTAGEFKVDCLRLHAPNAKPENIKLVIVNTELEEKTLEDHVDMEDYLSIIEHIILRSVVNPPLDSPDLRAAIHFKRNTQH